A part of Ammospiza caudacuta isolate bAmmCau1 chromosome 7, bAmmCau1.pri, whole genome shotgun sequence genomic DNA contains:
- the LOC131560208 gene encoding olfactory receptor 14A16-like: MSNSSSIRHFLLLALADTRQLQLLHFCLLLGISLAALLANGLIISAVACGHHLHTPMFFFLLNLALSDLGSICTTVPKAMHNSLWDTRNISYTGCAAQLFFFVFFIGAEFYLLTIMCYDRYLSICKPLHYGTLLGSRACAHMAAAAWANAFLHALVHTANTFSLPLCHGNALGQFFCEIPHILKLSCSHSNLRELGFLSVSASLSLCCFVFIVFSYVQIFRAVLRIPSEQGWHKAFSTCLPHLAVVSLFISTCIFANLKSSSISSPSLDVALSFLYSVVPPVLNPLIYSLRNQELKAAMLRLITRWFQEH; this comes from the coding sequence atgtccaacagcagctccatcaggcacttcctcctgctggcattggcagacacgcggcagctgcagctcctgcacttctgcctcttgctgggcatctccctggctgccctcctggccaacggcctcatcatcagcgctgtagcctgcggccaccacctgcacacgcccatgttcttcttcctgctcaacctggccctcagcgacctgggctccatctgcaccactgtccccaaagccatgcacaattccctctgggacaccaggaacatctcctacactggatgtgcggctcagctctttttctttgtgtttttcatTGGAGCAGAGTTTTATCtgctgaccatcatgtgctacgaccgctacttgtccatctgcaaacccctgcactacgggaccctcctgggcagcagagcttgtgcccacatggcagcagctgcctgggccaaTGCCTTTCTTCATGCTCTggtgcacacagccaatacattttctcTGCCCCtatgccatggcaatgccctgggccagttcttctgtgaaatcccacacaTCCTCAAACTCTCCTGCTCCCACTCCAACCTCAGGGAACTGGGGTTTCTTTCTGTCAGTGCATCTTTAtcattgtgttgttttgtgttcattgttttctcctatgtgcagatcttcagggctgtacTGAgaatcccctctgagcagggatggcacaaagccttttccacctgtcTCCCTCACCTTGCCGTGGTCTCCCTGTTCATCAGCACTTGCATATTTGCCAATCTAAAGTCCTCATCCATCTCGTCGCCATCCCTGGATGTGGCCCTGTCAtttctgtactcggtggtgcctccagtcctgaaccccctcatctacagcctgaggaaccaggagctcaaagCTGCAATGTTGAGACTGATAACTAGATGGTTTCAGGAACATTAA